The Gambusia affinis linkage group LG09, SWU_Gaff_1.0, whole genome shotgun sequence DNA window ATCTCCACCCATTTAAAGTTAAGTATGATGAAACCAGTGAACAGTATAGAATAGAGCTGATGCATGGCTCAGGAGAAAACCATTACTCCTTTCTCAGCTTGTAGCTCGCTACGTCAGGACACAGCGAGCCCCAGTACTCCGGtcaaattagaccaaaattgAACATTGTGGTCAAAATGCTATTTATGGTAGAAAACTAAGTCTGTCCATCACCCCCACCATGGTGATGGCTACGTCACACTGTGGGTATTTTTTGTCACAGTAGGGACAGTGAAGctgatcagagttgatggaaaatGGGTGGAAGCAAGAGGCTGCAAATGATTTAAGGGTAGAGGTTTGCCTGAAAATGATTAGATCAAAGCTTAACCGTGTGTTAGTTTAGTCCAGTCAAGTCCGGACATAAATCCAATAGAGAATCTGCTCAAATCTTCAGAAGTGTGGCTTGCACTGGAGTGAAAATCATgtgttattttccttttacttcacaattGCAAACTACTTTGCATTGCTTTATCCCATGTAGCTCTAAATGTTGTTTGGTAGCTTATTATTAACAAagccgatttttttttttttagctatgttccaatcaattattcaaataatacaaaaatcatACAAATACACATTAGACTGTATTCCCGAAATTAAACTTTTGATAAGCTTTCCCACAATTGCTGTCTCAGGCAGAATAGCATCACTGTCACAGTCAAAGTATAAAGCCGGTCTTGTATTGCCATTTGAGGGCTAGATACATTTAAAGGAACCTTAATCAGTGTGTATCCTGCAGGCTCATCTTGAACTCAGTCCCCCCCTGCAGTCAGTCTCCGTGCCGCAGGGAGGAAAAGAGAACCAGGTTTTCTCCATCCCCGGTAAGCACAGCCTGGTCATGAACCTTCAGAAGACTGTAGCAAAGAAGGGCAATCCCAATGTCCTGGCTCCAGGTAAATGGTAATACACTGCGAAGAAAGGACTGCCACAAGCTCAGACTGGCTTTCAGCATTGCCAGCGCTTGAGGAATGCATGGACACAGTTGCACCAGGATATGCCAGAACTCACCTTTCCAATCGCACTCCCAgcacattaatttgttttattataatcaGAGCCAGGGGAGCTGGCAGTTTGTGGAAAGCAATTATCTTGTGAGCATCTTTGCTGAGGGCTGTTGTATATTTGGCCTGGCAGAAAGCACTGCTTCCAGTCTGACTGATGAGCAACTAAGCTCCGTTTGTTATCAGGGATTCACACTGAGATCTCATTACTGTCATTCCTATTGCTGACAGGAGTGACATCAGAGAGATTTGTATGTAAATTTCTATCCCTATGCGCTTCAAAACagcatgttatttttattcagaggGAGGGGGTTGAATTTAATTGAACAGTTTCTCAACTGGAAAGTACTGAGAATTACTCAAACACATCCTTAACTTTGCTTTGGGTTGGATCCTGCTTCATTGCTATCACGTTTTTTCTTGGCAAGGCTACTCTGGGCCCCTAAAGGAAATTCCACATGAGAAGTTCAACACAACGGTAATCCCCAAATCCTACTGCTCCCCATGGAGGGAAGCTTTGGGAGGCAGCGAGGAGCTTCTGAATACGCTCAACACCCAGCTGCCACAACCCCCACAGAGACTACAGCCTGCTAACTACAGGTGCTTCAACAGGTAAATCCTTTCCTCCATCACCTGATAGGTCTCTGCAAGTGAATCAAACACATAAGTTTTTAAGCATGGATGCTGAGGCCCTTCTATCTCCAAATAGACCCACAGATGACCTAACCAAAGAGATCCATTATCATCTGTTCCCCTGGCTCCGGTCCATGTTTCCACAGGTTGAAAATGAATCCAGTATCTGGCTTTCAGCTCCTTGGACTGTGGCAGCATGATGGTTATTTTCATCTCTGGGCCTTGACAGATGATCCACAGGAAGGAGGGGAGAGGGGCCTACAAGCTTTCTTGACCCAATAAGACATATAGCACATGAACAGGGAGTCGTCTTTCACATGACATACGTGCAAGACAGAGCAAATGTGAAGTCATGGCAGATGGGGAGATGAGGCCGGCAGGcgagacaaactgaaagaaacgCTGTCAGTCAAACTGATTCAGTCCGCCTGTAAGGACCCCCCTGTGGAGAGATCCTCTTACATTTATAAGATTATTATGAAATTACAGCGTCTTAAAGCTGAACTCTAATCATTGGGAAGAGAGGTTGAGTTCAGGGCACACCCAGTTTTAATAGTGTTAAACCCTGGtgggtttaaaaaagaaataaaaaccttgTCTGAAGCAGTGCATATCATGTGTCATGTAAAAGATTTTCCCTGTTACATCAAGGAGAGCTACTTGATATAaccctcttttttccccccacccaTTTAACAGAACTCCGATGCCATTTGGCGGCACAATGGCCAGCAAGAGAGTCATCCCACTTATTGGCTTTGAGGCCGTGGAGCCCCAGAAGCTTCCCGGCGTCGCCCTAGACCGTATGTGTCGACGGCCAAACTTCAACAGAGCGCCAAGAGGATGGGGGATAGACTACAGCCCTGAATCTAATGAGCTATGAGAGTGACTTTATGAGATAAAACCTGAAGCACAAACCCTCTCTCCTTCAAACGGTCCCTCTGTTGATTGCAACAATCGAAAGgagaagttggaaaaaaaaataagactcCAGCATAAtagtgctttgctactaatgAGTGTTGTGAGCATACAGAGGCAGGCAATGATGTGCAGAATCACAGGTTCACAatgccttgcagaagtattcaccTCCATTAGGGACAGTTTGTGAAACTAAATCCCAAGTTTTTGTACGTCCAACAAAGCTCTGATCAACCCACCTTCTGAAAATGTAAGAGGTGATCTATCAAGACACGGCCGTCTACCTAACCCAACAGGCCATAAGAGAGAAGTACAATTCTGGGAAGCAGCAAGGAGTCTCATAGTGACTCTGGAAGGGCTGCAGAGGTGATGGCTCAGGTGGAAGAAACTATTCACGGTATAACTATAGGTCATGCACTGCACATCTGGCCTGGTCTTTAAAGAAGACCAGCAGGAAGGGGAGCTAAAGAAGCCAAGAATACATAAGAAACGTGTGGAGGAACATGCTCTGGTCAGATCAGGCATGGAATATTTTTTCACCTAGTCAAAAAGCTATTTTTGGTGGAAACCTAACCACTAATCCCATGCTGAGATAAAGCTATTTTTATCTGGGATATAGAAACCAGATAGATcctgaatatttagctttaatgGTTTAGATTAAAGCGTATTCATGTGGGTATAACAGTCCAGTCAATGCTCAGGCCTGAATCTAGTCGACACTCTGtggtaaaatttaaatattgccATCTGCAGATAGTTTCCAGCTACTTTGACTGAGCTAGAAAGAGTAGGCAAAGTATCAGTATCAAGATGTGCAAAGCTAGTTTCTGTCATTGCACTACAAGGTGGTCGATCAGAAACACATGCtccatttttcagattttatttgtaaaaagagcttaaaaccatttatcaaCTTCCTTCCATCTCACACATATGAAGTGTTGTGTTGGTGTATAAAAATTGCATTACAATAAAGTTCAAGGttctgacaaaatgtaaacatgttcaaccgaaatgaatacttttgcaaggtactgtatGAAGTGATCCCAACATATTTTTAACTCATCAAAACCCATCTGTCCTcgcttgtttttactttgtgaatTTAATTCTGTGAATAGTCATAAACATGTAGTAATAAATGTACGAGAAGATAATTATTGACAAGGGTGTCATTTTAATGAGAagtgaaaatatataaagaaaattttacaataaagtCATTATGATGTTCAAAATTGAGATGGtgtccaataaaaaaaaaataaaataactcaaactaaatgaaaatgaacagatttaaaaatgcttctcaactccaggtgaaaaaaaagctaacagacagaaacaaatttaCTCCAAAGACTAAGTTCTTATATGTACAATAGTTCCATGTGGTCCTGGTCATATCGGCCTCATGCCCAGAGGCTCTTTTAACTGTTTGCTATTAGTTAATATTCCCTAGTACGACCAGAGTCATTGAGTTAAACTCTGACTGTCACTTCTCGTGGCACAGAATTCATTTGCAACTCTGTAGGTTGTATTAACAGGAGATAACCAATTCCTGTGCAGCGTGGGGTTTTTTTGGAAGCAGTCCTCTGGCCCATAGAAGCCTTGAACATGCACACAACCAACCAGGTTTGACATGAGAAAGCCAGAGAAATCTAATCACAGCCTAACGTCACTCCTCTCTCGCAGCTATTCGGTGTGGCGTGAGCCGTGTGCCGAGTGGGCACCCATGCGCTGGGGATCCTGGGACGGGTAATGGATTGTACCAGGGGGTCTCATTGTCATGGGAGGGGGGACAGGTGGGGCCATGGGACCCATGGGGTGAAACATCGGAGGGCCATAACCTGAAGAAGAATAAACAGTTCACCATCTTAGCCATCTGCATTCACTCTGCGTCAGCAAAACCATTCATGAACTTTTTCTACCTGGTGGAGGGGGGTTTATGCCTGGAGGTGGCGGTAAAGCAATGTTCATGATGGCAGGTGAGGAGCTTGGGTCTAGGTTGAAGTAGTTTGCTGGAACCTCTTCATCGAGAGCTGGTGGTGGAGGAAGTGCTGATAGAAAGAGGGGAAACAAGGGCTGTCACGGTCTACATGTATTAGGACTATATCTAACGATTACTTCAGTAATTGAGTGTTAATGATTAATCTGGAAAGAAAATTGCCacattttgtacaatattagaaatgtattaaaagatccaaataaaaaaactcctTATTTAAACAAGATGCCCAAAACGCTGTAAAACAACCTTCTACAGGCGTATgctagcaaaggatgcatctgaagctaaataaatacttctacCATCAATGTGAAAATTTCAGCCctttttgcttgatttattaATACAGTGATGGGCAAATCTAATGAGTATTTTTGGATTAACTTGACAATCTCAAAGGGAAAAAtgattaagatttttattttttacagaatttgaaccagataAAGCAGAACCTGTGCCACttgttctgggtagaacatatttaccgacaaaggttttatttttcatctcaattacaaaatttgcatatttttgtagtttttacttAGTTACTGCTCTGACTATGTTgctttttcagcaaatggccttttttagAGTTTGTATACTTTAATGATTCatttattactaaattagtgGACGATTACTtaaataatcgattcatcacaaGTAATCGTTTGAATCGTACGTATGTATTCAAATTCTTCCGGTGGCTGCACTCACCTCCAGGTAGGCCAGGCACAGGATCCAGTCTGGTTCCCATTTCACTCACTCCCTCCTTTACGCCGTCCTTCCCTCTGGCTGCCTGAGACCTAAAGAGTCACACCATCTGCATTAGACGCCCTTTtattaaacacagcgtggcagCTGAAAGCAGCATTCGCCATAGACAATCTTTGTCTCCAGCCAACTCTCACTGCGTCAGTAATAGTCACCTTTTAACAGCCCTGTAGTTACCAATTTACTGACACTTGTAACAGCAATGTCGGGATTAGCTTAGGCTCCTGCACTCATTCTCCTTGAAAAGCACCTGGCATTTAACAAGCACATTATAGCCCATCCCTCAAAGTGGCTCTGCTTGGTGCGGCTGCACGGGAGTTCAGAAGCGACTTACCTTCCCCACTTGACAGTGAGCCTCCGTCCGTTAATGATTAGTTTGTTAAAGGACTTTTCTGCAGCCATCTCTGCTGCCTGCCGAGTAGCGAATTGGATGAAGGCACACTGCTGCCTTTGGACTATAGTAATGGTGCGAATTTCTCCAAATTGGTAGAAGTGACCCCTGTAGTGATAAAGAAACAGTTTGCTTAACAAAAGACAATATAAGCTAAAGTCTATGAATATAAAATCCACTATTTGAAGTTGCAACAGCGCTTGCAATAAAATACTCACTTGAGATCTCCGTCTGTTACTGTATCTCCCAGGCCGCCTATGTAAAGAGTGCTAATGGACTTGTCCTCTGGTGGGTCCAGTCGGGGCATAGTTGAAGCCCGCTTCAATAACTTGTCAGCAACTGGGTCATTGATGCCGTAGTAACGATCTTTAATGTTCTGGTCAGCCAGAGGGTCATCGGGATCTGTAGGCTTCTCGTGCCtgcaggtgaaaaaaaacaaaacaaaacaatgtaccacaaagatagaaaataaatgtcagacTGAACActacacacaacaaaaaaaacaaaaaaacatttatattaaacCTTATATACAATgctaacacaacaaaaaatcttATAAACAAAACAGGACACAGATCGCTCAAATGAGTGatcaagttaaaaataaaacaaaaaaaatgtacaaaaattacttaaaagtgATAATGTAGATGATAAAAGTAGTGTACTTATCTATGCTGATCATTTTATAAGTGAACATGGTTGAAAATAATCAACATAGGATTGCTATAAAAAGACCAACTAAAAATGTGAATAGCACTAttataaagtgaaaatatagaaataaaagttatttgtataacaaaataaatcaaaagactAGTTTCAAATTGACTAAGAAATACAGATCtagagaaaaaagtaaagcaataaatgcatgttattttatttagaaaatactaCAATGCTTCAATTTATTCTTATGTCTTCAGGAAGGTCATGCAAGCCCCTAGGTCAACAAATGCTAAACAAATGTCTCCCTGTCTGTATTAGTttgaacttttgaaatgtttaaaaacatgctaCCTGAAGAAAAGATTGTTTTGGCTATtttagtccaaaaaaaaaaaaaaaaagaaaaacataagattaTGCCATAAAGCCCACCTGTAGGGACACTCTTCTCCTCTCTTACACTCCCCCTTTACCCAGAAGGAGCAAATGTGAGGCCGGTTCCTCTTGTAATACGGTGTAGTTCGGGCCAATTTGAGCAACATATCACTGGAGCTTGGAGCCTTACCAAGCTGGCCTACTGGTCGGGTGCCATCAGAATTGGCTATCTGTAAACACATATTTAAACAGAATCAATCACTGGAAACTGAAAAGTCAGCAAAACAAATGATAAATTGTAGAATAAAGCAATTTTGACAAATTACAGTAACAGGAAAATCATTACTGAACAGATACTCCAAAGTGTCAGAAtgtttgcttttatatttttgcttttttataattactgcatttataaaaacttgttttaaagaGCAGTTATTTTGCAAGGCTACCTCTCTCTCCATGTTCTGTGTGTAGTATTCTTTGTTCACATCAGATCTGGGAATCTCGTCTTTAACAGTGAGGCCAGTGTCTCTGACCTGGATAGGCAAACCTGCCAGCCACAAGATAAAACAGAAGGGTTAAAACCAGCTTATTTTGTGTAAAGCATGTCACACTGGTCAAACTTAGAGCAGATAATCAAAAACTCACCATACTCCAGGTCAAGAAGGCATGTCTGACAAACGTTCTTCATTTTACTGCAGGTCTGACAGACCTCCGTCTTCTTAAAACGCATCCGTGTGCCTGGGCACCATCTGAACACGGTGAAGGGCCGAGCACAGATCTGATGGTCGAAAATGAAAACCTCAGGCATGTTCTTACAATCCGAATGTTGGTTTATGAAAATGTCTCCTTACATAGTGTAATACAAGGTCAGAGTTGCAAAACATACCTTGCATTCTTTTCCATATTTCTCCTTGGTCTGTAAAATGAAGCACAAACATGTTTACACCTCTAGAGCTATAAGCATGAGTTCAGTTAGCGCAACATCCagaacataaaatcttaccataCGGATGTAAGGATTTTCCCCTAAACATGTCTGGCACAGAATTGGGAAATCCTGTAACAGAACAATCACAGTGGATCTTCTTTGTGCAAGAAAACAACCACATTTTCTATCTTTATCTCTACTATGGACCAGGATTCTGTCTTTAGCAAAGCTAGAATTAATGTGTACGTTGCACCTGTTGATCTATTCATACTTTGTAAATACTCTCGAGCtcattttttttgcttcagtatTGAGGCGTATTCAAATGTGTGAACAGAACGAGTCCTGATTCAAGCTCTCTCCCACTTTGCCATCTGTTGAAGGATGCTGTTTCAGTCAAAGTGCTTGCAGCTGAACATGACCAGGATTTAATCCATCCATTTCACACCATCAGTCAAACATCTAAATATAAGCGGCTCTAGTGATTTAAAACGTCAACTACATATTCTAAAGTTACACCCTTAATAGtctggtgtttttaaaaaaactaagatATCAAACACCTGGTCGTAAACAACGTATTTACTGCTGTATCGAGTACTGCAACAAGCGGGAAACAgggtgttgttgtgttttatgccCTAAACTGGCTTTAACAGACTTAAACTCTAGATCTTGCTTagctgctttttctgaaaagttggTGCTAAAGCCAAACTGTTAGCTTAGGTATTTCCCTCTGAGGGCCACGCGGatattatatttacatttctatgtttaaattattaattcatcTAACTAAATTGTAATACCACTGCAAAGTTGTGAGGTCattatttcaaatacaatttCTGAATGTAAGATTTTACCGGATTGCGGTTATTTTAGCCCTGTCAGCCTCTTAGCACTAACCTTTTTAGCTTAAGTAGCTAGCTCTAATACAGCCCGCGTTCATATGAATTCCCAAGATATTTCTTTAGAGATCGATCTGGGAAGTTATTGCTTTGCTTGTTTATCACTGAGACAAGTGACTCGTTTTCATCTCTATTCAGTTAACATTCACATAGCAGCCAACCGCGCGACATACAGATAGATGCTAAACATGATAGCAGCCACGCTACAATAGCTAGCCGACAATGGCTAGCGAAAACTAATACTCAAACTGAGGTGGTTTTAAGAGCTACTAAGTGTTGAGTTTTGGCTGCTACATATTTCATTCATTCCTACTCACTGTTGTagaaaaacatgacattgaTTGAACATACCGCGTCTTCCCAGTTCTGTCTGTTGTAGGTGTTAGAGCCTAGGGAGGTCGCCATTTTGGAAAGTGTAAGCCAAACTTCACAGCTAACAGCTCAAAGCTAAAGAAATCACAGTACCTGACATTACCTTCAGGTGTCGCTCTGGTTCCAAAAGAATTGTACAAATATGGCTATTTGAAACGttgaattaaaatcacattacaTGTCAATTTTTATAAGCACGAATTTATAAACGTAACCGTATccattgttataaaaatgtaatacaaaTAGGAGAGATGACTAATTCTAATAATTTTTcctatctgtctgtctgcatatttgtattttgaaaaagagagaacaaatgAGTGAGAGAAAAACCTTCTGCTACATTATCAGAGCAGTGTGTTCATAGgagcttatttttttattagaccTCTTCTTTGTCTGATAGTGTACAACATTGCAGCAGAATTAACAGATAAAAATGACAAGCTGTCCATTGGAGACAAGTTATATTAGCTAACTTTAGATATTAGAGAGAAATCGGGCTagttttaaatgcttttctCAACTTATAGTTTAGCACTCACATGTTAACATcttaataaacaatttattggTATATGTTGTTGCGTTagtcaaataaacatttcacaacaaacacaaataactaaaatataacatgaCAGGAGTAATTCACATTGACACAACAGTTTACTTAGACAAAGAACGTGAAAGTTATTCTCACCATATGATTACattgtttttcagttgcaaTATTACAAGTATATATTTTACGTAATTTTAATGGGTTACTGTTAGGTAAATACAGGAGAAATACATTTAGCAAAGCCAAAACTAACATCCTGTTGTACAATTTCACATATCATTTGAggcttctttttcctttctttcatcATGAAACTATTGATTCAACTTTCATGCAAGTGACaagagatgaagatgaagaggaagagatggatTCACAGATCCCTCAGAGGTAATGTCGTCTATTTTTAATATATCCATCCACTTGCCATTGATCCGTCCACTTGGCTTAATTCAGGTCAGAGTGTCTTTATTGTGTAAACCTCAGATTAGAGGGACAAATGATGTCAAAGATTACAGCCGCAGGGCATTAAATCCTGGAGGTTTACTTAAGTTTAGAGGAAGGTTGTCGAGTCAAGGGGCAGAGATTATTAGATACAAGCCCAGAGAGCTGTCAAAGTCTTCTCTCTGTCAAAATAGTTTGCAAAAGAGACTTGACAACTGTCGGTTTTACTGTAATAACACTATAATGACAcagaataaatagaaaaacaattttggtctcattttatCATGGCACCAAAAGAAAGGTCCTGGGAATTGCCTTCTCCAAAAGTCATGTGATGCTCTCCAAAGTGTCATGTGACATGGATGAGACAACCAGAGCTATTTTCAAGGAAGACTTTGTCTGGGATTTAATCTCTTCATAATGAAAAACACACTCCTCTTTAGTCACAAGGTTTGTTGTTTAGGTATGTTAGAACCTTGTGTTCATCTTCTGTAAATGaggtttatttatataactcATTTCAGCAATGGGGCTTGATCTATAAAAACATTAGACCATgtacaaaccaaaaaaaatcattacattACAGTACCAAAATAAGGAAGAGCGATAAATTGTAAGTAGCTGCTATTTAGAGGAATTCAGGGTTCAgcaattttgcagtttttttttagtttgttccaGAATATTGGACCTTCTTTGTGTATAGCTctgattctggggatgcagatTAGACTTGAATAAGAAGGCCTGAGTTATCTGGAATGACAATACAAT harbors:
- the rbm22 gene encoding pre-mRNA-splicing factor RBM22 yields the protein MATSLGSNTYNRQNWEDADFPILCQTCLGENPYIRMTKEKYGKECKICARPFTVFRWCPGTRMRFKKTEVCQTCSKMKNVCQTCLLDLEYGLPIQVRDTGLTVKDEIPRSDVNKEYYTQNMEREIANSDGTRPVGQLGKAPSSSDMLLKLARTTPYYKRNRPHICSFWVKGECKRGEECPYRHEKPTDPDDPLADQNIKDRYYGINDPVADKLLKRASTMPRLDPPEDKSISTLYIGGLGDTVTDGDLKGHFYQFGEIRTITIVQRQQCAFIQFATRQAAEMAAEKSFNKLIINGRRLTVKWGRSQAARGKDGVKEGVSEMGTRLDPVPGLPGALPPPPALDEEVPANYFNLDPSSSPAIMNIALPPPPGINPPPPGYGPPMFHPMGPMAPPVPPPMTMRPPGTIHYPSQDPQRMGAHSAHGSRHTE
- the LOC122837600 gene encoding myozenin-2-like isoform X3, whose amino-acid sequence is MIKGKPLEMHSGVDGLTRQRMLQAKALSQEARGGLNLGKKISVPKDVMMEELNLSSNRGSRMFQERQRRAEKFTLENVANGPYNPNAHLELSPPLQSVSVPQGGKENQVFSIPGYSGPLKEIPHEKFNTTVIPKSYCSPWREALGGSEELLNTLNTQLPQPPQRLQPANYRCFNRTPMPFGGTMASKRVIPLIGFEAVEPQKLPGVALDRMCRRPNFNRAPRGWGIDYSPESNEL
- the LOC122837600 gene encoding myozenin-2-like isoform X1, which codes for MIKGKPLEMHSGVDGLTRQRMLQAKALSQEARGGLNLGKKISVPKDVMMEELNLSSNRGSRMFQERQRRAEKFTLENVANGPYNPNAHLELSPPLQSVSVPQGGKENQVFSIPGKHSLVMNLQKTVAKKGNPNVLAPGYSGPLKEIPHEKFNTTVIPKSYCSPWREALGGSEELLNTLNTQLPQPPQRLQPANYRCFNRTPMPFGGTMASKRVIPLIGFEAVEPQKLPGVALDRMCRRPNFNRAPRGWGIDYSPESNEL
- the LOC122837600 gene encoding myozenin-2-like isoform X2; its protein translation is MIKGKPLEMHSGVDGLTRQRMLQAKALSQEARGGLNLGKKISVPKDVMMEELNLSSNRGSRMFQERQRRAEKFTLENVANGPYNPNAHLELSPPLQSVSVPQGGKENQVFSIPGKHSLVMNLQKTVAKKGNPNVLAPGYSGPLKEIPHEKFNTTVIPKSYCSPWREALGGSEELLNTLNTQLPQPPQRLQPANYRCFNRPTDDLTKEIHYHLFPWLRSMFPQNSDAIWRHNGQQESHPTYWL